A single Mixta calida DNA region contains:
- the murB gene encoding UDP-N-acetylmuramate dehydrogenase: MSSPEYSLKTLHTFAIDTAARKVVIAESPEQIVAAWQECQRQNLPFLLLGEGSNVLFLEAFSGIVVINRIKGIAVNEDDDSWRLHVGAGENWHRLVTFTLQQGIGGLENLALIPGCVGSAPIQNIGAYGIEMKDVCEWVDVLELNSGSVKRLTAAQCQFSYRDSIFKHQLQHGHAIIAVGFILPKRWRPVMSYGDLTRLDPATVTPQQIFDAVCHMRRSKLPDPALTGNAGSFFKNPVVSAEQAASLLADFPHAPHYPQSNGEVKLAAGWLIDQCQLKGYRVGGAAVHQQQALVLINIEQATAADVVALAHAVRQRVGEKFDVWLEPEVRFIGAEGEENAVEVIA, encoded by the coding sequence ATGTCCAGCCCTGAATACTCACTGAAAACCCTTCATACCTTCGCTATTGATACAGCTGCGCGCAAAGTGGTAATAGCAGAAAGCCCGGAACAGATCGTCGCCGCCTGGCAAGAATGCCAGCGGCAGAACTTACCCTTTTTGCTGCTTGGCGAAGGCAGCAATGTACTGTTTCTGGAAGCTTTTAGCGGCATTGTGGTAATCAACCGTATCAAAGGCATCGCTGTCAACGAAGATGATGATTCATGGCGCTTACACGTAGGGGCAGGGGAGAACTGGCACCGGCTGGTGACCTTCACATTACAGCAGGGGATCGGCGGCCTGGAAAACCTTGCGTTGATTCCTGGCTGTGTAGGATCGGCACCGATCCAGAACATAGGCGCCTACGGCATAGAGATGAAGGATGTCTGTGAGTGGGTTGATGTGCTGGAGTTAAACAGCGGGAGCGTTAAGCGACTCACAGCGGCGCAGTGCCAGTTCAGCTACCGTGACAGCATCTTTAAGCATCAGTTGCAGCATGGCCACGCCATCATTGCTGTTGGCTTTATACTGCCAAAACGGTGGCGGCCTGTAATGAGCTATGGCGATTTAACGCGTCTGGATCCAGCCACCGTAACGCCGCAGCAGATTTTCGATGCAGTGTGCCATATGCGGCGCAGCAAGCTGCCCGATCCCGCCTTAACCGGCAACGCCGGCAGCTTTTTTAAAAATCCCGTTGTTAGTGCGGAGCAGGCAGCTTCGCTGCTGGCAGATTTCCCGCATGCTCCGCATTATCCGCAAAGCAACGGTGAGGTTAAGCTGGCCGCTGGCTGGCTTATCGATCAATGCCAGTTGAAAGGTTATCGGGTCGGCGGCGCTGCCGTGCATCAACAGCAGGCCCTGGTGCTGATTAATATCGAACAAGCCACGGCAGCGGATGTAGTGGCGTTAGCGCATGCTGTCAGGCAACGCGTCGGTGAAAAATTTGATGTCTGGCTGGAGCCGGAAGTGCGATTTATCGGTGCCGAAGGTGAAGAGAATGCCGTTGAGGTAATAGCATGA
- a CDS encoding IMPACT family protein, protein MDVYDIPAEPLSISEEIIKKSRFITMLAHTEGVEAARAFVQQVKAEHPTARHHCWAYVAGRPDDSQQLGFSDDGEPSGTAGKPMLAQLMGSQVGEITAVVVRYYGGIMLGTGGLVKAYGGGVQQALRQLARKQKIPMRRFQLRCDYAQLSDIERLVQRFEGELLKTDFLDVVSITLALPWAQVAGFTQNLTDVSRGMLTLEPVDP, encoded by the coding sequence ATGGACGTTTACGATATTCCCGCTGAGCCGCTCAGCATCAGCGAAGAGATAATTAAAAAAAGCCGTTTCATTACAATGCTGGCCCATACCGAAGGCGTTGAAGCGGCGCGCGCGTTTGTCCAGCAGGTGAAGGCGGAGCATCCGACCGCTCGCCATCACTGCTGGGCATACGTGGCGGGACGCCCCGATGATTCCCAACAGCTGGGATTTTCTGATGACGGTGAACCATCCGGCACGGCAGGCAAGCCGATGCTGGCGCAGTTGATGGGCAGTCAAGTGGGCGAGATCACCGCCGTCGTGGTGCGTTACTACGGCGGCATTATGCTGGGCACCGGCGGCCTGGTGAAAGCTTACGGCGGCGGCGTGCAGCAGGCGCTCAGGCAGCTGGCGCGCAAACAAAAGATACCGATGCGCCGTTTTCAGCTACGCTGCGATTATGCGCAACTCAGCGATATCGAGCGCCTGGTTCAGCGTTTTGAAGGAGAATTGCTTAAGACGGATTTTTTGGATGTCGTCTCGATCACATTAGCGTTGCCCTGGGCGCAGGTTGCCGGGTTTACGCAGAATCTGACAGACGTTAGCCGGGGAATGTTAACGCTCGAACCGGTAGACCCCTAA
- the trkH gene encoding Trk system potassium transporter TrkH has translation MHFRAITRIVGLLVILFSGTMIVPGLVALIYRDGAGRAFSQTFIMALIIGAMLWWPNRKQKNDLKPREGFLIVVLFWTVLGSVGAMPFIFAEHPNLSVTDAFFESFSGLTTTGATTLVGLDSLPKAILFYRQMLQWLGGMGIIVLAVAILPILGVGGMQLYRAEMPGPLKDNKMRPRIAETAKTLWLIYVLLTVACAVALWLAGMPMFDAIGHSFSTIAIGGFSTHDASVGYFNSPTINTIIAVFLLISGCNYGLHFSLLSGRNLRVYWRDPEFRMFIGVQFTLVVICTIVLWFHNVYASGWQTLNQAFFQVVSMATTAGFTTDSIARWPLFLPVLLLCSAFIGGCAGSTGGGLKVIRILLLFKQGSRELKRLVHPNAVYTIKLGNRALPERILEAVWGFFSAYALVFLLSMLAIIATGVDDFSAFAAVAATLNNLGPGLGVVADNFTSMNDVAKWILISTMLFGRLEVFTLLVLFTPTFWRE, from the coding sequence ATGCATTTTCGTGCCATTACCCGTATCGTCGGGTTACTGGTCATTCTGTTCTCTGGAACAATGATCGTGCCCGGCCTGGTGGCGTTGATTTACCGCGATGGTGCGGGGCGCGCATTCAGTCAGACATTTATCATGGCGCTGATTATCGGCGCTATGCTCTGGTGGCCTAACCGTAAACAGAAGAACGATCTGAAGCCGCGCGAAGGCTTTTTGATTGTCGTGCTGTTCTGGACCGTGCTGGGCAGCGTCGGGGCGATGCCGTTTATATTCGCCGAGCATCCGAACCTCTCTGTCACTGACGCCTTTTTCGAGTCCTTTTCCGGCTTGACCACGACCGGTGCGACGACGCTGGTGGGACTGGATTCGTTGCCCAAAGCGATTCTTTTTTATCGACAGATGCTGCAATGGCTCGGCGGCATGGGGATCATTGTGCTAGCGGTGGCGATTCTGCCGATACTGGGCGTTGGGGGCATGCAGCTTTATCGGGCGGAAATGCCCGGTCCATTGAAAGATAACAAAATGCGCCCGCGTATTGCCGAAACGGCGAAAACGTTGTGGCTGATTTACGTTTTGCTGACCGTGGCCTGCGCTGTGGCGCTGTGGCTGGCGGGCATGCCGATGTTTGACGCTATCGGCCACAGCTTCTCGACAATCGCTATCGGCGGCTTCTCGACCCATGACGCCAGCGTGGGCTACTTCAACAGCCCAACCATCAATACTATTATCGCCGTATTCCTGCTGATTTCCGGCTGTAACTATGGTTTGCACTTCTCTTTACTGAGCGGACGTAATTTGCGCGTCTACTGGCGCGATCCTGAATTCCGCATGTTTATCGGCGTACAGTTTACGCTGGTGGTTATCTGCACCATTGTATTGTGGTTCCATAATGTTTATGCCAGCGGCTGGCAAACCCTGAACCAGGCGTTTTTCCAGGTGGTGTCGATGGCGACGACAGCAGGTTTTACCACTGACAGCATTGCGCGCTGGCCGCTATTCTTACCGGTGCTGCTGCTCTGCTCCGCTTTTATTGGCGGCTGTGCCGGTTCTACAGGCGGCGGCTTGAAGGTGATTCGTATTCTGCTGTTGTTTAAGCAGGGCTCGCGTGAACTGAAGCGTCTGGTGCATCCCAACGCCGTCTATACGATTAAGTTAGGAAATCGCGCTTTGCCGGAACGTATTCTCGAAGCGGTGTGGGGGTTCTTCTCCGCTTATGCGTTGGTGTTCCTGCTGAGCATGCTGGCGATTATCGCCACCGGCGTCGATGACTTTTCCGCGTTCGCCGCAGTGGCTGCCACACTCAACAATCTCGGACCGGGCCTGGGCGTTGTAGCGGATAACTTCACCTCAATGAATGACGTTGCAAAATGGATTCTGATTTCGACCATGCTTTTTGGTCGTCTGGAAGTGTTTACGCTGCTGGTACTGTTCACTCCTACCTTCTGGCGTGAGTGA
- the hemG gene encoding menaquinone-dependent protoporphyrinogen IX dehydrogenase, with the protein MKALILFSSRDGQTREIAAYIANTMKAHQECDVMNILHVQHIDWAQYDRVLIGASIRYGHFQPAVARFVKKNLAQLQQRISGFFSVNLTARKPEKRTPQTNAYTRKFLLQSPWQPDSCAVFAGALRYPRYGWFDRVMIQFIMRMTGGETDATKEVEYTDWQQVERFAEEFAQMSSKSR; encoded by the coding sequence ATGAAGGCGCTGATTCTGTTTTCCAGCCGTGACGGGCAAACGCGCGAGATTGCCGCTTACATCGCCAATACGATGAAAGCGCATCAGGAGTGCGACGTAATGAATATCCTGCATGTTCAGCATATTGACTGGGCGCAGTACGATCGCGTGCTAATTGGCGCATCGATTCGTTACGGCCACTTTCAGCCGGCGGTGGCGCGCTTTGTAAAGAAGAATCTGGCGCAGCTGCAACAGCGCATCAGCGGTTTCTTCTCCGTTAACCTCACCGCGCGCAAACCAGAAAAGCGAACGCCGCAAACCAACGCCTATACGCGCAAGTTCCTGTTACAGTCGCCGTGGCAGCCGGACAGTTGCGCGGTGTTTGCCGGCGCGCTGCGCTATCCGCGCTACGGCTGGTTCGACCGTGTGATGATTCAGTTTATTATGCGCATGACCGGCGGCGAGACTGACGCCACTAAAGAAGTGGAGTATACCGACTGGCAGCAGGTAGAGCGTTTCGCTGAGGAATTCGCGCAAATGAGCAGCAAATCGCGCTAA
- the pepQ gene encoding Xaa-Pro dipeptidase, translated as MDTLATLYKDHIATLQQRAQQVLARFQLDAMLIHSGELLTVFLDDHHYPFKVNPQFKAWVPVTQVPNCWLWVDGVNKPKLWFYSPVDYWHNVEPLPHSFWTDEIDIVALKNADEIGDLLPSQRQNVAYIGPVPQRATQLGISNERINPQGAIDFLHYHRSYKTDYELACMREAQKLAVAGHRAAKEAFLSGMSEFDINLAYLTATGHRDTDVPYGNIIALNEHAAVLHYTRLDHQAPPKRRSFLIDAGAEYNGYAADLTRTYTTQSDSLFAHILQDMNQHELALIATLKAGERYTDYHLQMHQRIAEMLLKYDLVRDISAEAMVAENLTGPFMPHGLGHPLGLQVHDVAGFMQDENGTHLAAPRQYPFLRCTRVLEPRMVLTIEPGFYIIESLLTPWREGKYSQHFNWQAIDALQPYGGVRIEDNVVIYANRIENMTRDLLLA; from the coding sequence ATGGATACGCTGGCTACCTTGTACAAAGATCACATCGCGACGCTGCAACAGCGCGCGCAGCAGGTTCTGGCACGCTTTCAACTGGATGCGATGCTTATTCATTCCGGCGAGCTGCTGACGGTTTTCCTGGATGACCATCACTATCCTTTCAAGGTTAATCCGCAGTTCAAAGCCTGGGTGCCGGTGACGCAGGTGCCTAACTGTTGGCTGTGGGTCGATGGCGTTAATAAGCCGAAGCTCTGGTTTTATTCGCCGGTAGACTACTGGCACAACGTCGAGCCTCTGCCGCACAGCTTCTGGACTGACGAAATCGACATTGTCGCGCTGAAAAACGCGGATGAGATTGGCGACCTGCTGCCGTCGCAGCGTCAGAATGTCGCCTATATCGGACCGGTGCCGCAGCGCGCGACGCAGCTCGGTATCAGCAATGAACGCATCAACCCGCAGGGCGCTATCGATTTCCTGCATTATCATCGCTCTTATAAAACCGATTATGAGCTGGCCTGCATGCGTGAAGCGCAGAAGCTGGCGGTGGCAGGGCACCGGGCAGCGAAAGAGGCATTTCTCTCCGGCATGAGCGAGTTCGATATCAATCTCGCCTATCTGACCGCGACCGGCCATCGTGACACCGATGTGCCCTACGGCAATATTATCGCCCTGAACGAACATGCGGCGGTGCTGCACTACACCAGGCTCGACCATCAGGCACCGCCGAAGCGCCGCAGCTTCCTGATTGACGCAGGCGCGGAGTACAACGGCTACGCTGCCGATCTGACGCGCACTTATACCACGCAAAGTGACTCGCTATTCGCGCACATTTTGCAGGATATGAATCAGCATGAGCTGGCGTTGATCGCGACATTAAAAGCGGGTGAACGCTATACCGACTACCATCTGCAGATGCATCAGCGTATCGCTGAGATGCTGCTGAAGTACGATCTGGTGCGCGATATCAGCGCGGAGGCGATGGTGGCAGAAAATCTGACCGGTCCGTTTATGCCGCACGGGTTGGGACATCCGCTTGGCTTGCAGGTGCATGACGTCGCTGGCTTTATGCAGGATGAGAACGGCACGCATCTGGCGGCGCCGCGGCAGTATCCTTTCCTGCGCTGCACTCGCGTGCTGGAGCCGCGCATGGTGCTAACCATCGAGCCGGGCTTCTATATTATTGAATCGCTGCTGACGCCGTGGCGTGAAGGCAAATACAGCCAGCACTTTAACTGGCAGGCGATCGACGCCCTGCAGCCTTACGGCGGCGTCCGCATTGAGGACAATGTGGTGATCTACGCCAATCGTATTGAGAACATGACGCGCGATCTGCTTTTGGCATGA